Proteins co-encoded in one Gammaproteobacteria bacterium genomic window:
- the rplK gene encoding 50S ribosomal protein L11, whose protein sequence is MAKKVEAYIKLQVPANQANPSPPVGPALGQHGVNIMEFCKAFNSKTQAMEQGLPVPVIITVYSDRSFTFITKTPPAAVLLKKAAGVPKGSGTPNTQKVGKVSRDQLEEIAKAKDPDMTAADLDAAVRTIAGTARSMGLDVEGI, encoded by the coding sequence ATGGCCAAGAAAGTCGAAGCTTACATCAAGCTTCAGGTGCCTGCTAACCAGGCGAACCCGAGTCCGCCGGTCGGGCCGGCGCTCGGGCAGCATGGCGTCAACATCATGGAGTTCTGCAAGGCGTTCAATTCCAAGACCCAGGCTATGGAGCAGGGATTACCCGTCCCGGTAATCATCACGGTCTACAGCGACAGAAGCTTCACGTTCATCACCAAGACACCGCCCGCCGCGGTTCTGCTGAAGAAAGCGGCCGGTGTTCCGAAGGGAAGCGGTACGCCTAACACGCAAAAGGTTGGCAAGGTGAGTCGGGACCAGCTCGAGGAAATCGCGAAGGCCAAGGATCCGGACATGACCGCAGCGGACCTTGACGCCGCGGTGCGCACGATTGCCGGCACCGCACGCAGTATGGGACTGGATGTCGAGGGGATCTAG